Sequence from the Hoplias malabaricus isolate fHopMal1 chromosome 10, fHopMal1.hap1, whole genome shotgun sequence genome:
TCCCAAGTTCTACcccatttttttaattgttttttttcacaTGTAATGCTTGTGttattaatgtaataaaacagaTGCAATTAATTTTACCCTGAAATTTTCTAAACCATTGTTATCCCTTAGAATTAAACAGGTTGTTTTTGTTACTGAGTCTTTTACATCACATACTTTTTAGAATCTGTACTTAAACATCAAGAATGCAAAGTCTGAAGTAATGTGTTGGTAAAAATAATAGGattaacttttaaaatgtaaacttttttgggggttttttaTGGATACTGTCATGTGTCTAGTGTGTCACCCGCTTTATCCGAACATCATCACTGCGATGTGGACTCCGACTCTGTCTGGCTCTGGGAGAtcggtctctgtctctttcatgCTTTCGTCCTGATGacttctcttttcttcctgGTGATCTGTCTTTACTTCTATATAAAAGgaacaacaaacagaaataaaaatatttacattttaaggtgcaGATTTGACATACCTACATAATGCTGTAAAAGGCAACATTCGTGTGGTTTACCCATTAAACAGCATGAAATTAAGGACTTTTGCCACTCTCCATACAAGCTTCACAAAGACTGCATGACTAACAGAATTGTTTATCCAGTACACCCCATAAATGTTTGGTCAGAGTGGGATTTTACTATAAAGGGGGTATTATTAGTGTGCAACAATGTTAAGGTAGATGGTATGTGTCAATGTAACATCCACATGCATTCCAGGACCCAACATCTCTCAGCAGGACATTGTAAGAGCATCACACTACATTTACTGGCTTCCTTCTTCTCATAAGACATCTTGTAAGTAATGCACATCCAAAGTAAGTAAGGTAAGTGATGCACATGCAACTGGCCGTCCAAGCgatgttaaataaaatgtgattaatcaGAACAGGCCACAATATTTCATTCTGATACACGCagatccaagtactaactaatgCTTATGGGGAAGACCCCCCCACAGGACGTGCATCTCAGCTGACCCAGGAGTTTAACCTTAACAGTCTAGTTGTTGACGGAGTGGCTCAGATCCTTACGCTTGCTCATTTTTCATTCTTACAACATGAACTTTAAGAACTGACTGGTCACTTGCTACCTTAATAAGTGCCACTGGAACGAGGTCTTCGGGGTCTTAAAGCGGTATACATAACTTTTTAGATATATGTTACATAAAGCTTTTGGAGTGAAAGCGAATTAAACGTGATATGTAGTTTTATATTCAgacatatatatttgtatatagaCGTGTATACAGTGTACAGACCGCTGGTCGAGTCTGGAGTGggagctctctctttctctctgaggcCTGGCGGGACTAACCCTCTCCTCTTTGATCTTTATCTTTCCGTCGCAAGCAGGAGACCTTCTCTCACGTTTCCTCTGGTCCATCACGGTAGGGGTGGGATAACTTTGTTCGCAAAGCGGATAGTTAGTTTCTGAAGTCCACACAccgaaaaacaaaaaacttctCCATCCCCACCTTCCGCCGCTCCGCGTACTTTCACGAAAAGAGTCCCGTGTGAACCTGAGATCGTAACTTTAGTTCCGCTTCCCCAGGAACTTGCACGCCCTCTGGTGGTGAGATCAAGCCAAATACTTGAAGCCTGTCTGCAGAAGGGGTAAGTTAAATTCCAGATCTAGGAAGAACACCCCTATGGCAAGCCGTTTTAATATTAGTCCATACAAAACATTGAATTGTCAATCTAATTATAATCTACCAATTTCACCACCGgggttattatatttatatatatatatatatataatctgtaatcaccgcgaccctgaaatggaaaagcggaaaagaagatatatgtatgtatgtatattgggcgcaaggcgggaatacaccctggagggagcgccagtccttcacagtgaaacacacacacacacacacacacattcactcacacacctacggagacttttaagtcgccaatcctaTATATAACATATCAAATTAAACAAGTCAAATGATGATTTTTTCCGCAAAAAGCCAAACATAATCATTCCTGTTGTTCTCTAAAGCAAGCATCAACTTGTATAAGGttttaaactacattttatttaagtACTCAATGTTTTAAGAGAAGAATAtgctattaaataaaatgattaaaaaaaaaccaaggtGGCTATAACTGTGTTCAGAGAGGatagttttgttgttttattcaaatgtgaaaaaaaaatggaactTCTGTTTCCTTGCATGTAAAAAAATGCGATAGGTAATTGGGACGACCAGAATCTGGAACCGAATGttctaaaaacaaaacaaggttTTAGTTACCTTGATTTGTCTCTGTTTGTGTTCAGGGTAAATTATATGATTATTAATTTTGTGCCTGAGACCGGAGAGGGTATTGTTTTAACGGTCATTCGTTGCCATAGTAACTGTACACAGCAGCAGTAGCTTGGTTGGGTTAGTTAGCTATTCGTCTTGTAAATTCTTCTGTCATCTTTCGAGTTTTGCACTGTATAGAGGTGTTAAAACCTTTGGAACATGATTCCTCCCGCCGACTCTCTGCTGAAGTATGATAACCCGGTGCTGGTGAGCAAGAACACCGACAAGAAATCACCAAAAGTAAGTGACCCTAACCGACATGTGGAGAACGTTAGCGCTAGATTTCCTTATAGAATAACGTTCAAGGTCAGTGTAAAAGACAaccaattttttaattttaacgtTACGcagcactctctcacacacactagctACCGTTAATGCTGCATAGCCAAGTGTAAGAAAACAGCTGTTCATTCAACACTTCTGAACACTTTTCTAACATCTCGTAAACTCTTTTCCAAGCCATTAGTGAGGCCAGACCCGCGATTGGATACCGAGGTTCTAGACCGAAAAAATCACCCCAGAGAAAGCTGTATCACTGCCCTTCATTCCAGTGCTGTTGAGTGGGTTATACCCCGTTAGCCACGCACTGAGAACTGTGACCTCTTACATTCACTCTGGAGCTGTTCTGTGAACATTATACCACATTATTATGTATGCAGCTGACCTCCTTAGTCAAAATTAGTGCAACTTCACTAAATataagaggtgtctacaaagtTTTAGACATATGCTGTATTTAATGAACTCAGGCCCGGCCTCTGAAGGTGAGTCCACAGCAGCCAGTAGTTTCTGGTCCAGTTCCACCGCCGCCCAAACCAAAATCACCCTCAGCTGATGCAGCCAAACAGCAAACCGAGGAGATACTTAATGCAATTCTTCCACCAAGGTATTGGCATTTTCAATTGAACCATTTTCTTATTGCTCCTTTCCTTTCCCAGGTTTTGTGAGAGTTCATGTAGAACCATGTTTCTGTTGTAGGGAATGGACGGAGAACAACCAGCTGTGGGTGCAGCAGGTGTCTAGCACCCCATGCACACGAATGGATGTAGTTCACCTGCAAGAACAACTGAATCTTAAACTTCAACAGAGACAGGCCAGAGAAACAGGCATCTGCCCTGTCCGCAGAGAAATATACTCACAGTGTTTTGGTTAGTAAAAGTTCATTAAACCACATAGGTAATGCTTCCTGGCATTATCAGCACATGCTGTACTGCTCCAAGGGTTCTTTTTATCAGCAAggataaagcagaaaaaaatttACACAGACAACTGaacaattaaaatgttcacCATTTGCTTTTATTCTGATTCTCTCCTTTTCAGGAGAAAGAAACTTGCATAAGCACAAAAGGGTGTtactgtaataaaaacaaacatttgttttccccaaaataaaataatgaagcCCCTGTACATAAGACACCATATCTTTAGACAGAAGAGTTTCTGTGTGCAGCATCAAGACAAGAATGTTTCAcactattttaattatttttttttaatccaaaacATAGCCCCCTTTTTTCCAATTAAttcagagctacacatttttcTAATAAGTTTTTCCAGTCACTAAAACAATCCCTTTTCTTCATTACAGTATAACCTTGTATTAATTTGCACTCCATTGGCAATGAATTGAGGAACAATTTAAATTGCTACTGCTTTCATTAGTGTATAGCAACAGACTCCAATCCTCCTAGTAAAATTTATTGGAAAGTAACACTTGCCTGCGAGTCCATAAAATATGAGTGTTTTTTCACTAGACGAGCTAATCAGGCAGGTGACCATCAACTGTGCAGAGAGGGGGCTACTGCTTTTACGAGTACGAGATGAGATTCGTATGACTATTGCTGCCTATCAGACCCTGTATCAAAGCAGTGTGGCATTTGGCATAAGGAAAGCTCTGCAGGCCGAACAAGGAAAATCAGACATGGAGGGGAAGGTAAGCAGTACTGTCTGACAAACTAAGCTCCCTCTCCATTTAATTCCCTGTGACTACTTGATGCTTTATAGTAAGGACTGCAAATGTGCTGTACTGTCAAACTAATTGAAGGTCTTGCACTTGGAGATTTCAGACTTGGAGAATGAGAAGAAGGATCTGGAAAGGCAGTTGAATGAGCAGAAGGCTAAATGTGAGGCAATTGAGAGACGAGAGAGTGAACGGCGACAGGTTGAGGAGAAGAAGCACACAGAAGAAGTCCAGTTCCTCAAACGCACCAACCAGCAGCTCAAGGTAACTTTAAATACTGTCAACTATTATCCAGATgaatacaattattttaaataaactaaaatataacCTGCAGAACACTTCATTTCCTTGTTGTTGTAGGCCCAGCTGGAAGGAATCATTGCTCCAAAGAAATAAACCTCTGGCTTCAGAATATTTGCAAATAAAATctgttttcagtttgttttcagAATTTTGCAAACAATACATGTTTGTCAAGTCCATTGCTGTCCACTTTATTTATTAGTTCTCCTtttctggagaaaaaaaaaaaaaagatatggtCATAGAGGCCCATAACCATAATTTTTGTGTGAATGAAGGTTGCAATGAAAAGTGCACCTGTAAGGTTGTGATTTACATCACAAATCAATCAAGCCCTCACAGCAAATGCTCTTTATCTCTGTACCTTCTTTCAATGTCCCAAATTAAACAGGTCCATAGAAATATGGCTGTATGTGACCAAGCACTTGTCAGAGCAAATTGTCTTATCGCTTGGCTGTCCTGCCtttattgcattctgttttccggtttttatttttgttcttcacattgtgtgtgtcATAATAGCGGACCCCGACTTTCTTCACCTTCTGGGCACGGTCCAGTCTTCTTTTCTGTggagaaaaaatgtaaaagatgtAGATAGATAAGATTAATGATTGTGAAGTGGGCTGAGGAAAACCAGAAGTATTCTCTGTAACCTTACAAGACCAACATGAGCACACATCCATCTGAGGTGTCTGGATAGATTGATGAGATGGCTGACATTAGTAGAGGTTCTTGGAGAACATCACGTACCTCTTTCGACGTAAGTTTGGTCGGACGTGCTGACTCCTCATCTTCCAGAGCTTTTCTCTTTCTGCCGACATGCGTCACAGCTGAAGAACAAAGGGAAGATGATTAGTGTGACTGTTCACTTCTTTTAAAAATACCAAACCTTTGTCTTATCATCCTGCACTGCTCCAGAACAGGATAAGGATCAGAGGTGGCCAAATTCCAGTTTCCAAACAAAGAGGGGGGAAGGGGAAGGGGAAGGGGAGGGGAAAAAGTCCCATGATTTAACATACTGTTGCTGGTGGATGCTGTTagtttgttctttttatttttcagatttcTTTAGTTTATAGTTTCAAATGTGCAAGTTTTTATTCTGGCAGCATTGTCTGCTTCATTAGAAAATCCTGAAATATACTGAACAATTTGAATTtgaggcagcacggtggcacagcaggtagtgtcacggtcagacagttccagggaccttgaggttttgagttcaagtcccgctccaggtgactgtctgtgaggagtttgatacGATTCAATCCCCACATTTGTCAGACTAAAATATGAAACGCAGGGTTTGgctgactgacacacacagatgtatcaGTTGCGTTCCATGTTTAACCGATACGGGACACATTTTAAGGTCACACGCAGCTCTTTGTCAGCTGGCGCGAGGGGCAGATTCCCCACGGCTTCTAAACAGAGAACACGCTTTTTATTTGTCATGACCTTTATTTATCCAATCAGCATGGTTAGCTATCCATCATACAGTGCTGCATATGTGGACAGTCACATACTGTTTTGCAGTGGCGTTGAGAGCACAAAGTCAGAGCTGAAACTCTGGACTATGAAGTGGTTTTATTCACGTTgtacaaacaataaaaatttgGGACTCTACACAAGGCATCATAGATTGAAAAGCATGGGCAATGCTAGTATGAGGAGAGAAGGAATATTAGCTATCCTCACATGCTATTTAAAAACGTTAACCAAAACCACATTATTTGCATACTGTAGGCTTAGATGTACATTAAATATAGAAATTCCAGAAATTATAATGGGTCTGATTGTAATTACAACTTAAAGCTATCATAGTTTCAGAGGGGATTTTACTTCCCCATCCCAGAACTCCCACTTTTCAAAGGTTTGAAACACccctgtccgcgtgggtttcctccgggtgctccggtttcctcccactgtgaatgtgtgttgtcctgtgaaggtgtgttcctgctttgggcacaatgattccgggtaggctccttgAACTGTGACCTTGA
This genomic interval carries:
- the dnali1 gene encoding axonemal dynein light intermediate polypeptide 1, with the translated sequence MIPPADSLLKYDNPVLVSKNTDKKSPKARPLKVSPQQPVVSGPVPPPPKPKSPSADAAKQQTEEILNAILPPREWTENNQLWVQQVSSTPCTRMDVVHLQEQLNLKLQQRQARETGICPVRREIYSQCFDELIRQVTINCAERGLLLLRVRDEIRMTIAAYQTLYQSSVAFGIRKALQAEQGKSDMEGKISDLENEKKDLERQLNEQKAKCEAIERRESERRQVEEKKHTEEVQFLKRTNQQLKAQLEGIIAPKK